A genomic region of Saccopteryx bilineata isolate mSacBil1 chromosome 1, mSacBil1_pri_phased_curated, whole genome shotgun sequence contains the following coding sequences:
- the LOC136320147 gene encoding protein FAM170A-like: MEEGILQMPVSQDLKQSEVPPPHSPASSPFYPVNQNKPFTSSAQGPEERVMTIYYMPVPLGRVFTMSGDTQEGPVPPSKEMKMEEMTYIEKVHKNVPLSHMSRKRHLTDSDPSLDSTAQGKRKKADSLAEPPAGEEYPRAKTPERLVTPESGYKCLACCRVFPSLEALQEHVEHGVTEGFSCRVFHRTLARLNHKKHREENKNIKMATFTCQKEKHSGMKTTQYK; the protein is encoded by the exons ATGGAGGAGG GTATCCTTCAGATGCCTGTATCCCAGGACCTGAAGCAATCAGAGGTTCCCCCACCCCATTCACCTGCCTCCTCTCCATTCTATCCAGTTAATCAGAATAAGCCCTTTACATCTTCAGCACAAGGCCCAGAGGAAAGGGTCATGACAATTTACTACATGCCTGTCCCATTGGGGAGGGTTTTTACTATGTCAGGGGATACACAGGAAGGACCGGTGCCTCCTTCAAAAGAGATGAAAATGGAGGAAATGACCTATATTGAAAAGGTCCATAAAAACGTCCCCCTCTCTCACATGTCTCGAAAGAGACACCTAACTGACAGTGACCCCAGCTTAGACAGCACAGcccaagggaaaaggaagaaggctGACAGTCTAGCCGAGCctccagctggggaggagtaTCCCAGGGCCAAGACGCCCGAGAGGCTGGTGACCCCGGAAAGTGGCTACAAGTGCTTGGCCTGCTGCCGGGTCTTCCCCAGCTTAGAGGCCCTGCAGGAGCACGtggagcacggggtcactgaggGCTTCAGCTGCCGTGTTTTCCATCGTACTCTGGCCCGTCTCAACCACAAAAAACATAGAGAAGAGAACAAGAACATCAAGATGGCAACATTCACATGCCAGAAGGAAAAACATTCTGGCATGAAGACAACTCAGTATAAGTAA